The proteins below are encoded in one region of Opisthocomus hoazin isolate bOpiHoa1 chromosome 26, bOpiHoa1.hap1, whole genome shotgun sequence:
- the LOC104338679 gene encoding reprimo-like protein: MNGSFFNQTLLEQGAYPNRTQGLGMLMACCNGTGSVLATDGGSSVLAPDERSLYITRVVQIAVLCVLSLTVMFGIFFLGCNLLIKSESMINFLVKDRRPSKDVGAAIMGLY; the protein is encoded by the coding sequence ATGAATGGATCATTTTTCAACCAGACTCTGCTAGAGCAGGGAGCTTACCCCAACAGGAcccagggactggggatgctcaTGGCCTGCTGCAATGGGACCGGCTCGGTGCTGGCGACCGACGGCGGCTCCTCGGTCCTGGCACCCGACGAGAGGAGCCTTTACATCACGCGAGTGGTGCAGATCGCTGTCCTCTGTGTCCTCTCCTTGACTGTGATGTTCGGCATCTTCTTTTTGGGCTGCAATTTGCTCATCAAGTCGGAGAGCATGATTAACTTTCTGGTGAAGGACCGAAGACCTTCCAAGGATGTGGGAGCTGCAATCATGGGACTTTACTGA